Proteins encoded together in one Paracidovorax wautersii window:
- a CDS encoding AAA family ATPase: MEHVPTHTATLMEQILYEVKRVVVGQDRFLERVMVAMLAQGHLLVEGVPGLAKTLTVKTLASAVQGRFKRIQFTPDLVPADLVGTRMYNQRTGDFSTTLGPVFTHLLLADEINRAPAKVQSALLEVMQERQVTIAGETHRVPEPFLVMATQNPIETEGTYALPEAQVDRFMMKVLVGYPTEEEEFVIAERALAPAVQVAAVATTDQLAALQAECRKVYVDPSLLQYGVRLVAATRAPADYGLKELAGRIACGASPRATIALAEGAQALAMLRGRGYVLPEDMADIAPDVLRHRIALSYEALAEGLDADALITRLMAHLPAPARPLHHSADEAEAVEARRA, from the coding sequence ATGGAACACGTGCCAACGCACACCGCCACGCTGATGGAGCAGATCCTCTACGAGGTCAAGCGCGTCGTCGTCGGCCAGGACCGATTCTTGGAACGCGTGATGGTCGCCATGCTGGCCCAGGGCCACCTGCTGGTCGAAGGCGTGCCGGGGCTGGCCAAGACACTCACCGTCAAGACGCTGGCCAGCGCGGTGCAGGGCCGGTTCAAGCGCATCCAGTTCACGCCGGACCTGGTGCCGGCCGATCTGGTCGGCACGCGCATGTACAACCAGCGCACGGGCGATTTCAGCACCACGCTGGGGCCGGTGTTCACCCACCTGCTGCTGGCCGACGAGATCAACCGCGCCCCGGCCAAGGTCCAGAGCGCCTTGCTGGAGGTGATGCAGGAGCGGCAGGTGACCATTGCCGGCGAAACGCACCGTGTGCCCGAGCCCTTCCTGGTCATGGCCACGCAGAACCCCATCGAGACCGAGGGCACCTACGCCCTGCCCGAGGCGCAGGTGGACCGCTTCATGATGAAAGTGCTGGTGGGCTACCCGACGGAAGAGGAAGAATTCGTCATCGCCGAACGCGCCCTGGCGCCGGCCGTGCAGGTAGCGGCGGTCGCCACCACCGACCAGCTGGCCGCACTGCAGGCCGAATGCCGCAAGGTCTATGTGGACCCGTCCCTGCTGCAGTACGGCGTGCGGCTGGTGGCCGCCACGCGCGCACCGGCCGACTACGGCCTGAAAGAACTGGCAGGCCGCATCGCCTGTGGTGCCAGCCCCCGCGCCACCATCGCCCTGGCCGAAGGCGCCCAGGCGCTGGCCATGCTGCGCGGGCGCGGCTACGTGCTGCCCGAGGACATGGCCGACATCGCCCCCGACGTCCTGCGCCACCGCATCGCCCTGTCGTACGAGGCGCTGGCCGAAGGCCTGGACGCCGACGCCCTCATCACCCGGCTGATGGCCCATCTGCCGGCGCCCGCGCGCCCGCTGCACCATTCGGCCGACGAGGCCGAGGCCGTGGAGGCGCGCCGTGCTTGA
- a CDS encoding trypsin-like peptidase domain-containing protein, with translation MPRPPRYSPSRRAPAPLPPLSAAAPAAAAAPRDERSQPSAPAASGSPPPSVRAPSHHRLWAVIALLSCLLAASLWWGRQPPPPALTQKDIDAAVLHRLQTQPLPSAAARAAAAVAPSVVRVVGYARTKKGKEVERGIGTGVVIVDKGIILTNLHVVQGAQRVTVTFADGMEAGASITGMQPQNDLAVLQAHKIPDDLQAAPLRSTQGLQPGDGVVALGFPFGIGPSLSAGVVSGLQREFDSPEGKQELRNLIQFDAAANPGNSGGPLITMDGEVVGIVTAILNPTPARTFIGIGFAVPIENAASAVGMPPF, from the coding sequence ATGCCCCGGCCCCCACGCTACAGCCCGTCCCGCCGCGCGCCAGCGCCCCTGCCGCCGCTGTCCGCTGCCGCGCCCGCAGCGGCTGCGGCTCCGCGCGATGAGCGCTCCCAGCCCTCGGCTCCCGCCGCTTCCGGCTCGCCCCCACCCTCCGTCCGTGCACCTTCCCACCACCGCCTCTGGGCCGTGATCGCCCTGCTCAGTTGCCTGCTGGCCGCCAGTCTGTGGTGGGGCCGGCAACCGCCGCCCCCGGCCCTCACGCAGAAGGACATCGACGCCGCCGTGCTGCACAGGCTGCAGACGCAACCCCTGCCCTCGGCCGCCGCGCGCGCCGCCGCGGCGGTGGCGCCGTCGGTCGTGCGCGTGGTGGGCTATGCACGCACCAAGAAGGGCAAGGAGGTGGAGCGCGGCATCGGCACCGGCGTGGTCATCGTGGACAAGGGCATCATCCTCACCAACCTGCACGTCGTGCAGGGCGCCCAGCGGGTGACGGTGACCTTTGCCGACGGCATGGAGGCCGGCGCCAGTATCACCGGCATGCAGCCCCAGAACGACCTGGCCGTGCTGCAGGCCCACAAGATTCCCGACGACCTGCAGGCCGCGCCGCTGCGCTCCACGCAGGGGCTGCAGCCGGGCGACGGGGTGGTCGCGCTGGGCTTTCCCTTCGGCATCGGGCCGTCGCTTTCGGCGGGCGTGGTGTCGGGCCTGCAGCGTGAGTTCGACTCGCCCGAGGGCAAGCAGGAGCTGCGCAACCTGATCCAGTTCGACGCAGCGGCCAACCCCGGCAATTCGGGCGGGCCGCTGATCACCATGGACGGCGAGGTGGTGGGCATCGTCACCGCCATCCTCAACCCCACGCCCGCACGCACCTTCATCGGCATCGGCTTCGCGGTACCCATCGAGAACGCCGCATCGGCCGTGGGCATGCCGCCGTTTTGA
- a CDS encoding TatD family hydrolase, with amino-acid sequence MDAWIDTHCHLDEFEAHAGRAYVDGVRDAARGAGVRHCVLPAVELANLEAVRTLAHRHGDSYALGIHPLFTGRAGDGDVQVLEQALATHRDDPRLVAIGEIGLDYFVPGLDAARQERFYRAQLQLARRFDLPVILHVRRSSDKLLKALRELPVRGGIAHAFNGSQQQAEAFIAMGFKLGFGGAVTFDRALQLRRLAQALPLSSLVMETDAPDIPPHWLYVTAADREAGTPQARNTPGELPRIAAVVAELRGMPVQELAEATHANACAALPRLATLLSPP; translated from the coding sequence ATGGACGCCTGGATCGACACCCACTGCCACCTTGACGAGTTCGAGGCGCACGCCGGCCGCGCGTATGTGGATGGCGTGCGCGATGCCGCCCGCGGCGCCGGCGTCAGGCATTGCGTGCTGCCGGCCGTCGAGCTGGCCAACCTGGAGGCCGTGCGCACGCTCGCCCACCGGCATGGCGACAGCTATGCGCTGGGCATCCACCCGCTGTTCACCGGCCGCGCGGGCGACGGCGACGTCCAGGTGCTGGAGCAGGCCCTGGCCACCCACCGCGACGACCCGCGCCTGGTCGCCATCGGCGAGATCGGGCTGGACTATTTCGTGCCCGGCCTGGACGCCGCGCGGCAGGAGCGCTTCTACCGCGCCCAGCTGCAGCTGGCCCGCCGCTTCGACCTGCCGGTGATCCTGCACGTGCGGCGTTCGTCGGACAAGCTGCTCAAGGCCCTGCGCGAGCTGCCCGTGCGTGGCGGCATCGCCCACGCCTTCAACGGCAGCCAGCAGCAGGCCGAAGCGTTCATCGCGATGGGTTTCAAGCTGGGCTTCGGCGGCGCCGTCACCTTCGACCGCGCACTGCAGCTGCGGCGGCTGGCGCAGGCGCTGCCACTTTCCTCCCTGGTGATGGAAACCGACGCGCCTGACATTCCCCCGCACTGGCTGTATGTGACGGCCGCCGACCGCGAGGCCGGCACGCCCCAGGCGCGCAACACCCCCGGCGAGCTGCCGCGCATCGCCGCCGTGGTGGCGGAGCTGCGCGGCATGCCGGTGCAGGAACTGGCCGAGGCGACACACGCCAACGCCTGCGCCGCGCTGCCCCGGCTGGCGACGCTGCTGTCGCCGC